A window of Flavobacterium flavigenum contains these coding sequences:
- the pruA gene encoding L-glutamate gamma-semialdehyde dehydrogenase produces MLKGFFNVPKAVNEPVKGYAPNSPERAAVQAAYTTMWNSQIDVPLHIGSEEIRTGNTKNITAPHDHQHVVGKYHLAEKQHIEKAIANALESRKAWANMAWEQRAAIFLKAAELIAGPYRARINAATMIGQSKNIHQAEIDASCELIDFLRYNVEFMTQIYGDQPKSDSTTWNRLEYRPLEGFVYAITPFNFTAIAANLPASAAMMGNVVVWKPSDSQVFSTKIILDVFKEAGVPDGVINVVFGDALMITDTVLASRDFAGIHFTGSTHVFKDIWAKIGANIHNYKTYPRIVGETGGKDFIIAHPSANVKQVVTGITRGAFEFQGQKCSAASRVYIPQSLWPAVKEQLITDVKSMKMGSPEDFGNFITAVIHEGSFDKLASYIDQAKKDTDAEIIVGGNYDKSVGYFVEPTVIVTTNPKYTTMETELFGPVVTLYIYEDAKWEETLELVDTTSEYALTGAVFSQDRYAIEVATTKLQNSAGNFYINDKPTGAVVGMQPFGGARASGTNDKAGSALNLLRWASPRTIKETFVTPEDYRYPFLG; encoded by the coding sequence ATGTTAAAAGGATTTTTTAATGTACCTAAGGCGGTAAATGAGCCGGTAAAAGGATACGCACCCAACTCACCGGAAAGAGCCGCTGTTCAGGCAGCTTACACTACAATGTGGAATTCTCAGATTGATGTTCCTTTACATATTGGAAGCGAAGAAATCAGAACCGGAAACACAAAAAATATAACAGCACCTCATGATCACCAGCATGTTGTTGGAAAATATCATCTGGCTGAAAAACAACATATAGAAAAAGCGATTGCTAATGCTCTTGAATCAAGAAAAGCATGGGCCAATATGGCATGGGAACAACGTGCCGCTATTTTCTTAAAAGCGGCTGAATTAATAGCAGGTCCATACAGGGCACGTATTAACGCTGCTACTATGATTGGGCAATCAAAAAATATTCATCAGGCAGAAATTGATGCTTCTTGTGAATTGATTGACTTTTTACGTTACAACGTAGAATTCATGACTCAAATTTACGGAGATCAGCCAAAATCGGATTCTACTACATGGAACCGTTTAGAGTACCGACCTCTTGAAGGTTTTGTTTACGCGATAACTCCGTTTAACTTTACAGCTATTGCTGCCAATCTTCCGGCAAGTGCTGCAATGATGGGTAATGTTGTGGTTTGGAAACCAAGCGATAGTCAGGTATTCTCAACAAAAATCATTCTTGATGTTTTCAAAGAAGCAGGAGTTCCGGACGGCGTAATCAACGTAGTTTTTGGAGATGCTTTAATGATTACCGACACTGTTTTGGCAAGCCGCGATTTCGCCGGAATTCACTTTACAGGATCAACTCATGTATTTAAAGATATCTGGGCAAAAATTGGTGCCAATATCCACAACTATAAAACCTATCCAAGAATCGTTGGGGAAACTGGTGGTAAAGATTTTATCATTGCACACCCAAGTGCTAACGTAAAACAAGTGGTTACGGGTATCACTCGTGGTGCATTTGAATTCCAGGGACAAAAATGCTCTGCAGCTTCAAGAGTTTATATTCCTCAAAGTTTATGGCCAGCTGTTAAAGAACAATTGATTACTGATGTAAAATCAATGAAAATGGGTTCTCCGGAAGATTTCGGTAACTTTATTACAGCGGTTATCCACGAAGGTTCTTTTGACAAATTAGCGAGTTATATCGATCAGGCTAAAAAAGATACGGATGCTGAAATTATTGTGGGTGGAAATTATGATAAATCAGTTGGATACTTTGTAGAGCCAACGGTTATTGTAACTACAAATCCAAAATACACTACGATGGAAACCGAATTGTTCGGCCCTGTTGTAACACTTTACATTTATGAAGATGCCAAATGGGAAGAGACTTTAGAACTAGTGGATACTACTTCTGAGTATGCTTTGACCGGTGCTGTTTTCAGTCAGGATCGTTATGCGATTGAAGTTGCTACAACTAAATTACAAAACTCAGCAGGTAACTTCTATATCAACGACAAACCAACCGGAGCCGTTGTTGGAATGCAGCCATTTGGTGGCGCAAGAGCTTCAGGAACTAATGATAAAGCAGGTTCTGCTTTGAACTTATTGC
- a CDS encoding ligase-associated DNA damage response exonuclease yields MKIPLLAFNDKGIYCQQADVYLDPWRPVKNAIITHGHADHSRWGNQNYITHHTNVPIIRHRLGEINVTGKDWGETFVINNVKFSLHPAGHIIGSSQIRVEHKGEVWVFTGDYKTEDDGISTPYEVVKCHTFITECTFGLPAFNWTPQAEVITDINNWWAENKAEGKTSILFGYSLGKAQRLLKYLDTDIGKIYTHGAIENMTNVLRPIVDFPATTLVTRETKKEDLLGNIVLAPPSAHGSIWIRKMAPFVTGAASGWMAFRGARRRRAIDKGFVLSDHCDWYSLLDSIKSTGAEKVICTHGYTDIFSKYLRELGYDARTEKTQYEGESAEMEKDEKEVVLDQNETSISTENKEL; encoded by the coding sequence ATGAAAATTCCACTTCTGGCTTTTAACGATAAAGGAATTTACTGCCAGCAGGCCGATGTGTATCTTGATCCCTGGCGGCCGGTAAAGAATGCTATTATTACACACGGTCATGCTGATCACTCTCGTTGGGGAAATCAAAATTATATTACGCATCATACCAATGTGCCGATTATTCGGCATCGTTTGGGCGAAATAAATGTTACCGGAAAAGATTGGGGAGAAACGTTTGTCATTAACAATGTAAAATTCTCATTACATCCCGCCGGACATATTATTGGAAGCTCACAAATTCGAGTAGAACACAAAGGAGAAGTCTGGGTTTTTACCGGAGATTATAAAACGGAAGACGATGGAATTTCAACGCCTTACGAAGTCGTAAAATGCCATACTTTTATCACGGAATGCACTTTTGGTTTGCCGGCCTTTAATTGGACTCCACAAGCAGAAGTAATTACGGATATCAATAATTGGTGGGCAGAGAATAAGGCCGAAGGAAAAACATCAATTCTTTTTGGCTATTCTCTAGGGAAAGCACAAAGGCTTTTAAAATATTTAGACACTGACATTGGTAAAATCTACACGCACGGAGCGATTGAAAACATGACAAATGTCTTGCGTCCTATAGTTGATTTTCCGGCAACAACCTTAGTGACCAGGGAAACCAAAAAAGAAGATTTATTGGGAAATATTGTTCTCGCTCCGCCAAGTGCCCACGGAAGTATCTGGATCAGAAAAATGGCACCTTTTGTAACAGGTGCAGCAAGCGGCTGGATGGCTTTTCGCGGAGCCAGACGAAGACGTGCTATTGATAAAGGTTTTGTATTAAGCGATCATTGCGACTGGTATTCGCTTTTAGATAGCATCAAATCTACAGGAGCAGAAAAAGTAATCTGTACGCACGGTTATACTGATATTTTCTCTAAATATTTAAGGGAATTAGGTTACGACGCCAGAACTGAAAAAACACAATATGAAGGAGAATCGGCAGAAATGGAAAAAGATGAAAAGGAAGTTGTATTGGATCAAAATGAAACTTCGATTAGTACTGAAAATAAGGAATTGTAG
- a CDS encoding ATP-dependent DNA ligase has protein sequence MKNFAQLIKTLDSSNKTNVKVDALTTYFKNASPEDKVWTIAILSHRRPPRPVNTTLLRIWANELANIPLWLFEESYHIVGDLAETIALIIPTTKEHSDKSLTEYLQEIIALRKKSDIEKKEYLHENWLALNYYERFVFTKLITGSLRIGVSQKLMTRALSKAEDVDEDALAYKLMGNWDPNTITFQELILDEKSNDYLSKPYPFYLAYPIEGEVDALGNPEDWSIEHKWDGIRSQTIIRENEMYIWSRGEELVTDKYPEFKSFVGIIPNGTVIDAEILAFTEGEIGTFNDLQTRIGRKTISASLLEKVPVILKAYDILEWEGQDIRNLPYSERRLLLEQLYDSIKDKTPHFQLSERVLLHSWEEVTTERMRAREMKSEGLMLKRNNSPYLVGRKKGDWWKWKIEPLVIDAVLTYAMRGHGRRSNLFTDYTFALWQNNDKGEKELVTFAKAYSGLTDAEFRKVDDFIKKNTLERFGPVRSVTPQLVFEIGFEGIALSKRHKSGVATRFPRILRWRHDKKIEEANSIEDLKSMIS, from the coding sequence ATGAAAAATTTCGCCCAACTCATAAAGACACTGGACAGTTCGAATAAAACGAATGTAAAAGTCGATGCACTGACGACGTATTTTAAAAATGCATCGCCGGAAGATAAAGTATGGACGATTGCGATTTTGTCACATCGTCGTCCGCCAAGACCAGTGAATACAACTTTATTACGTATTTGGGCGAATGAACTGGCGAATATTCCCTTATGGCTTTTTGAGGAAAGTTATCATATAGTAGGTGATTTAGCCGAAACAATTGCATTGATTATTCCGACTACCAAAGAACATTCGGATAAAAGTTTAACTGAATACCTTCAGGAGATTATTGCCTTGAGAAAGAAATCAGATATTGAGAAAAAAGAATATTTACACGAGAACTGGCTGGCTTTAAATTATTACGAACGCTTTGTTTTTACTAAATTAATTACCGGAAGTTTGCGTATCGGCGTAAGCCAGAAATTAATGACCAGAGCCTTGTCAAAAGCAGAAGATGTCGATGAAGATGCTTTGGCGTATAAGTTAATGGGAAATTGGGATCCCAATACCATTACATTTCAGGAATTAATTCTGGATGAAAAAAGCAATGATTATCTGTCAAAACCGTATCCGTTTTATCTGGCGTATCCAATAGAAGGGGAAGTTGATGCTCTTGGAAATCCTGAAGACTGGTCAATTGAACATAAATGGGACGGTATCCGTTCGCAGACTATTATCCGTGAAAATGAAATGTATATCTGGTCAAGAGGCGAGGAGCTGGTTACTGATAAATATCCGGAGTTTAAATCTTTTGTCGGTATTATTCCAAACGGAACTGTAATTGACGCTGAAATTTTAGCTTTTACAGAAGGAGAAATCGGAACCTTTAATGATCTGCAAACCCGAATCGGAAGAAAAACCATTTCCGCCAGTTTACTTGAAAAAGTGCCTGTGATTTTAAAAGCATACGATATTTTAGAATGGGAAGGTCAGGATATTCGAAATTTACCTTATTCAGAAAGAAGATTATTACTGGAACAATTATACGATTCCATAAAAGATAAAACACCTCATTTTCAGTTGTCAGAAAGGGTTTTGCTCCATTCCTGGGAAGAGGTAACAACTGAGAGAATGCGTGCCCGTGAAATGAAAAGTGAGGGACTAATGCTAAAAAGAAACAATTCGCCTTATCTGGTAGGAAGAAAAAAAGGCGACTGGTGGAAATGGAAAATAGAACCCTTGGTAATTGATGCAGTTCTGACTTATGCAATGCGCGGACACGGAAGAAGATCTAATTTATTTACAGATTATACTTTCGCACTTTGGCAGAACAACGACAAGGGCGAAAAAGAACTGGTCACATTTGCAAAAGCCTATTCCGGTTTAACCGATGCTGAGTTCAGAAAAGTGGATGATTTTATAAAGAAAAACACACTGGAACGATTTGGTCCGGTTAGAAGCGTAACGCCACAATTGGTTTTTGAAATTGGCTTTGAAGGGATTGCACTTTCCAAAAGACATAAAAGCGGAGTAGCTACCAGATTTCCACGTATTCTGAGATGGCGGCACGATAAAAAAATTGAAGAAGCTAATTCAATTGAAGATTTAAAAAGTATGATTTCATAA
- a CDS encoding ligase-associated DNA damage response DEXH box helicase, whose protein sequence is MNRDELYAIAENWFHVQGWKAFPFQTQTWTAFLQGKNGLLNAPTGSGKTYALWFPIVLDYMKKNPDYKTKHKPGLKAIWITPLRALSVEIKQAADRIVQDLDTQMTVGIRSGDTTQSERTKQSKKMPDLLVTTPESLQLLLASKEFAKTFANCSAIVVDEWHELLGTKRGVQMELALSRLKTVAPKMRIWGISATIGNLELAQQVLLGVDSEAYNNSVLIKAHINKKIKVLSILPEKMDSYPWRGHMGLHLIDEVAKIVRKSKTTLIFTNVRSACEMWFQAILEKYPEFAGDMAMHHGSISRETRLWVENAIRNEELKVVVCTSSLDLGVDFAPVETIIQVGGPKGVARFLQRAGRSGHQPGKESVIYFLATHAIELIEASALKKAVAKTIVEDRIPYLNSWDVLVQYLNTLAVSDGFFPDIIFEEVRQTFCYQNITKENWNWILNFITNGSQSLQAYDEFKKVEIEEDGKFKINSRLIAMHHRMQIGTIVGDASLNVKFLSGGYIGNIEEWFASKLQPGDVFTFAGKRLELFRVKNMQVLVRKADPKKESRTVSWMGGRMALSVQMSELLREELYAANSENLTPELKALQPIFARQRKESIVPDADEFLIETFKTREGYHAVFYLFEGRFVHEALASILSYRISLLSPITFSLAYNDYGFELLSDQEIDMQSVFDNNLFSTEYVHHDLQKSLNLTEMARRKFRDIAVIAGLVFTGMPGKPVKTKHLQSGSQLLFEVFRDYEPDNLLLQQAYSETFEHQLEEGRLIQALERVNKQTIVWKQCKKPTPFSFPIITDRLREKLSSETLAERIKKMTASYMK, encoded by the coding sequence ATGAACAGAGACGAACTATACGCAATTGCAGAAAACTGGTTTCACGTTCAGGGATGGAAAGCTTTTCCTTTTCAGACCCAAACGTGGACAGCTTTTTTACAGGGAAAAAATGGTTTATTAAACGCTCCAACCGGAAGCGGAAAAACCTATGCCTTGTGGTTTCCAATAGTTCTCGATTATATGAAGAAAAATCCGGATTATAAAACCAAACATAAACCCGGATTAAAAGCCATCTGGATTACGCCTCTACGGGCACTTTCTGTAGAAATCAAACAGGCTGCGGACAGAATTGTTCAGGATTTAGATACACAAATGACAGTTGGGATTCGCTCAGGAGATACAACACAAAGCGAAAGAACAAAGCAAAGTAAAAAAATGCCCGATTTGCTCGTTACCACTCCGGAAAGTTTACAATTGCTTTTAGCCTCCAAAGAATTCGCGAAAACTTTTGCCAATTGTTCAGCGATTGTGGTGGATGAATGGCACGAATTACTAGGTACAAAACGCGGTGTTCAAATGGAGCTGGCTTTATCCCGATTGAAAACGGTTGCTCCTAAAATGCGTATTTGGGGAATTTCAGCCACAATAGGCAATTTGGAATTGGCGCAGCAGGTATTATTGGGTGTAGATTCTGAAGCGTATAATAATTCGGTTTTGATTAAAGCCCACATCAATAAAAAAATAAAAGTGCTTTCGATACTGCCGGAAAAAATGGACAGTTATCCGTGGCGTGGTCACATGGGATTACATTTAATCGATGAGGTGGCAAAAATAGTCCGGAAAAGCAAAACCACTTTAATTTTCACAAACGTTCGTTCCGCCTGCGAAATGTGGTTTCAGGCAATCTTAGAAAAATATCCTGAATTTGCAGGGGATATGGCAATGCATCACGGAAGCATCAGCAGGGAAACCCGTTTATGGGTTGAAAATGCAATCAGAAATGAAGAATTAAAAGTAGTAGTTTGTACCTCGAGTCTGGATTTAGGAGTTGATTTTGCTCCTGTTGAAACCATTATTCAGGTGGGCGGACCAAAAGGTGTTGCGCGTTTTCTACAAAGAGCAGGAAGAAGCGGACATCAGCCTGGGAAAGAAAGTGTAATTTATTTTCTTGCCACTCACGCAATCGAATTGATTGAAGCTTCGGCACTGAAAAAAGCGGTTGCCAAAACGATTGTAGAAGACCGTATTCCGTATCTGAACAGTTGGGATGTTTTGGTGCAATACCTGAATACATTGGCGGTTTCAGACGGTTTTTTTCCGGATATTATTTTTGAGGAAGTCAGACAAACTTTCTGTTATCAAAATATAACCAAAGAAAACTGGAACTGGATTCTCAACTTTATTACCAACGGAAGTCAGAGCCTTCAGGCGTATGATGAGTTCAAAAAAGTAGAAATTGAAGAAGACGGAAAATTTAAAATCAATAGCCGGTTAATTGCCATGCATCACAGAATGCAAATTGGAACCATAGTTGGCGATGCATCGCTTAATGTTAAATTTTTAAGCGGAGGTTATATCGGAAATATTGAAGAATGGTTTGCCTCAAAACTCCAGCCAGGTGATGTTTTTACCTTTGCAGGAAAAAGATTAGAGCTATTTCGTGTAAAAAATATGCAGGTTTTGGTTCGAAAGGCTGATCCCAAAAAAGAATCCCGAACAGTGAGCTGGATGGGAGGGCGTATGGCATTATCTGTTCAGATGAGTGAGTTGCTTCGGGAAGAATTGTATGCTGCAAATAGCGAAAATCTGACTCCCGAATTAAAAGCTTTGCAGCCTATTTTTGCAAGACAGCGAAAAGAAAGTATTGTTCCGGATGCGGATGAATTCCTTATAGAAACTTTTAAAACCAGAGAAGGGTATCATGCCGTCTTTTATCTTTTTGAAGGTCGGTTTGTGCATGAAGCTTTAGCCAGTATTTTGTCTTACCGGATTAGTTTATTGTCTCCAATTACTTTTTCTTTAGCTTATAACGATTACGGGTTTGAATTGCTTTCGGATCAGGAAATTGATATGCAGTCGGTTTTTGATAACAATTTGTTTTCTACTGAATATGTGCATCATGATTTGCAAAAAAGCCTTAATTTGACAGAAATGGCCCGAAGAAAATTCAGGGATATTGCGGTAATTGCTGGTTTGGTTTTTACAGGAATGCCCGGTAAACCAGTTAAAACAAAACATTTGCAGAGTGGGTCACAATTGTTGTTTGAAGTTTTCAGGGATTATGAGCCGGATAATTTATTGCTTCAGCAGGCGTATTCAGAAACGTTTGAACATCAACTGGAAGAAGGGCGTTTGATTCAGGCTCTGGAAAGAGTAAATAAACAAACGATAGTATGGAAACAATGCAAAAAGCCAACACCTTTTAGTTTTCCTATTATTACAGATCGACTGAGAGAAAAGTTATCCAGTGAAACATTAGCGGAAAGAATTAAAAAAATGACAGCAAGTTACATGAAATAA
- the pdeM gene encoding ligase-associated DNA damage response endonuclease PdeM — MKITINNQNFVLHPCGAAFWEEKKILLISDLHLGKVSHFRKHGMAIPEKAVQENFNRLNNILELFDAETIIFLGDLFHSKMNNEWNLFSDWTKTITQKIILVEGNHDIISKKNYTDLNIEIYSELIIDHFLLTHHPTDRENLFNFCGHIHPGIKLTGLGKQFLRLPCFFRKPNQLIFPSFGEFTGNFYLVPDENDRVYALAKGEVIEIKNRV; from the coding sequence ATGAAGATTACAATTAACAATCAAAATTTTGTTTTGCATCCGTGTGGCGCGGCTTTCTGGGAAGAAAAAAAAATACTCTTAATATCGGATTTGCATTTAGGCAAAGTATCACATTTCAGAAAACACGGAATGGCGATTCCGGAGAAAGCGGTGCAGGAGAATTTTAACCGGTTAAACAATATTCTGGAATTATTTGATGCCGAAACTATAATTTTTCTTGGCGATTTATTTCACAGCAAAATGAATAACGAATGGAATTTATTTTCAGACTGGACCAAAACAATTACTCAAAAAATCATTTTAGTGGAAGGCAATCACGACATTATTTCGAAAAAAAATTATACGGATTTAAATATCGAAATTTATTCAGAACTCATAATTGATCATTTTCTTTTGACGCATCATCCAACAGACAGAGAAAATTTATTCAATTTTTGCGGACATATTCATCCCGGAATAAAACTAACAGGTTTAGGAAAACAATTTTTGCGTTTGCCTTGCTTTTTCAGAAAACCGAATCAATTAATTTTTCCTTCTTTTGGAGAATTTACAGGAAATTTTTATTTAGTTCCTGATGAAAATGATAGGGTATACGCCCTTGCAAAGGGAGAAGTAATAGAAATAAAAAACAGGGTTTAA
- the apaG gene encoding Co2+/Mg2+ efflux protein ApaG: protein MVSQITRGIKISVLTSFEGTYFKNYKIHFAFSYVVTIENHSKDSVQLTSRHWEIFDSLNDLEVVDGEGVIGKKPVLKPGENHTYSSGCLLSSPYGAMKGHFNMINFTTTKIFKVIVPTFRMCAPFALN from the coding sequence ATGGTTTCTCAAATAACAAGAGGCATAAAAATATCTGTTTTGACTAGTTTTGAAGGTACTTACTTCAAGAACTACAAGATTCATTTTGCCTTTAGCTATGTTGTTACCATAGAAAATCATAGTAAAGATTCAGTACAGTTAACCTCACGTCACTGGGAAATTTTCGATTCTCTTAACGACCTTGAAGTTGTTGATGGAGAAGGCGTTATAGGAAAAAAACCAGTTTTAAAACCAGGTGAAAATCATACTTACAGTTCCGGTTGTTTGTTATCATCTCCTTATGGTGCAATGAAAGGTCATTTTAATATGATTAATTTTACTACAACAAAAATATTTAAAGTGATAGTTCCTACATTCAGAATGTGTGCTCCATTTGCTTTAAATTAA
- a CDS encoding DUF5103 domain-containing protein, with translation MPKFLYISFVFLFIFTLAKAQEKEIDPPYNIKTVSFVQNGSNVVPIFELGSTFQFQFDDLFGNEANYYFEIVHCDYNWKPSEIPKTDYILGFDNQRIMDYTNSFNTLQIYSHYRLSFPNQFATQLKISGNYMLKILNEDREVVFSRKFILYENHCTVAAQIKRSRNLANINEKQNIDFSISSNDIVFQTPLQNVKVLLLQNGDFNTSIKNIRPQYTISNQLVYKYDAETQFWGGNEFLYFENKDIRAANNNVAKVSSTSDIYSSFLYTSPARANQIYTVYQDINGNFVVKNINGSNQEIEADYAWVYFSLSAPAFRLNKDIYITGMFNNYSLSPEYKMDYNADKGIYEKAVMIKQGFTNFQYRVADKKGVIDFENAVDGNFYQTENEYTILVYYRESTDRYERVIGKGNANSLNIIN, from the coding sequence CGAAAGCTCAGGAAAAAGAAATAGATCCTCCTTACAATATCAAAACTGTTTCTTTTGTACAGAACGGCAGTAATGTGGTTCCGATATTCGAATTAGGCTCTACATTTCAATTTCAGTTTGATGATTTATTTGGTAACGAAGCCAATTATTATTTTGAAATTGTACATTGCGATTACAACTGGAAACCTTCTGAAATCCCAAAAACAGATTACATTCTTGGTTTTGACAATCAAAGAATTATGGATTATACCAACTCTTTTAATACGCTTCAGATTTATTCACATTACCGCCTTAGTTTTCCTAATCAATTTGCTACACAGTTGAAAATTTCAGGAAATTATATGCTGAAAATCCTTAACGAAGACAGGGAAGTTGTTTTCTCCAGAAAATTTATTTTATATGAAAACCACTGTACAGTAGCTGCTCAGATAAAACGTAGCCGAAACTTAGCCAATATTAATGAAAAGCAGAATATTGATTTTTCGATTTCCTCAAATGATATTGTTTTTCAGACACCTTTACAAAACGTAAAAGTACTTTTACTGCAAAACGGAGATTTTAACACTAGTATAAAAAATATTCGCCCACAATATACAATTAGCAATCAATTGGTTTATAAATATGACGCGGAAACACAGTTCTGGGGCGGAAATGAATTTTTATATTTTGAAAACAAGGATATAAGAGCGGCCAATAATAATGTTGCAAAAGTGAGTTCAACCAGTGATATTTACAGTTCGTTTTTATATACAAGTCCGGCAAGAGCCAATCAAATTTATACCGTTTATCAGGATATAAACGGAAATTTTGTCGTCAAAAACATCAATGGTTCTAATCAGGAAATTGAAGCCGATTATGCCTGGGTATACTTTTCATTGTCTGCTCCGGCATTTCGATTAAATAAAGACATTTATATTACAGGTATGTTCAATAATTATAGCTTATCTCCAGAATACAAAATGGATTATAATGCTGACAAAGGGATTTATGAAAAAGCAGTAATGATCAAGCAGGGTTTTACCAATTTTCAGTACAGGGTTGCTGACAAAAAAGGTGTAATTGATTTTGAGAATGCCGTTGACGGAAATTTTTACCAGACTGAAAACGAATACACTATTTTGGTTTATTACCGTGAAAGTACGGACCGCTACGAAAGAGTTATCGGCAAGGGTAATGCTAATTCATTGAATATTATTAACTAA